The bacterium genome has a window encoding:
- the purD gene encoding phosphoribosylamine--glycine ligase: MNILVIGSGGREHALVWKIAQSPRVKKIYCANGNAGIRSLAECIAIKPEDIHALADFAASHTIDLTVVGSETPLTLGIVDLFESRGLKIFGPSAKAAEIEGSKAFSKQLMKKYGIPTAAFETFDNADQARSWIRSYDKPCVVKTDGLAAGKGAIVCMSTSEALDAVDQIMSGKQFGSAGSQIVVEAFMEGEEASIFAVTDGTGYVVLPAAQDHKRALDGDLGKNTGGMGAYAPAPVATHVVIERTKKEIIEPTLAAMAHEGRTYKGVLYCGIMVTPDGPKVVEFNCRFGDPECQVLMMLISSDIVDLFQSVADNNLDPSAVTISDAHAACVVMASGGYPDAYAKGKIVNGLHTPLPENCAVFHAGTDWNGNNIITNGGRVLGISATGADLKKALDTAYTVTREIHFENAFYRKDIGHRALKK; the protein is encoded by the coding sequence ATGAATATTCTCGTTATAGGGTCCGGCGGACGTGAACATGCTTTGGTTTGGAAAATCGCCCAATCGCCGCGTGTTAAAAAAATCTATTGTGCTAACGGCAACGCCGGCATACGATCGTTAGCCGAATGTATTGCCATTAAGCCGGAAGACATTCATGCACTCGCTGATTTTGCCGCATCTCACACAATTGATTTGACTGTCGTCGGTTCAGAAACTCCGCTCACACTGGGTATTGTTGACCTTTTTGAATCACGCGGACTTAAGATTTTCGGACCCTCCGCCAAAGCGGCCGAAATCGAAGGCAGTAAAGCCTTTTCCAAACAATTGATGAAAAAATACGGTATTCCTACCGCAGCCTTTGAAACATTTGATAACGCCGATCAAGCGAGATCATGGATACGATCTTACGACAAACCCTGCGTCGTAAAAACAGATGGATTAGCGGCCGGGAAAGGCGCTATCGTCTGCATGAGCACGTCCGAAGCGCTTGACGCGGTGGATCAAATCATGTCGGGCAAACAATTTGGTTCCGCCGGATCACAAATCGTCGTTGAAGCATTTATGGAGGGTGAAGAAGCTTCTATTTTTGCCGTAACGGATGGAACGGGTTACGTCGTACTTCCGGCCGCACAAGACCATAAACGCGCACTGGACGGAGATCTCGGAAAAAATACCGGCGGTATGGGCGCCTACGCACCGGCACCCGTCGCCACCCATGTGGTGATCGAACGTACCAAAAAAGAAATTATCGAACCCACACTGGCCGCTATGGCCCATGAAGGTCGAACGTATAAAGGTGTGTTATATTGCGGCATCATGGTGACTCCCGATGGTCCCAAAGTGGTCGAGTTTAATTGCCGTTTTGGCGATCCCGAATGCCAAGTTTTGATGATGCTGATCTCATCCGATATCGTCGATCTTTTCCAATCTGTCGCGGATAACAATCTTGATCCGTCCGCCGTAACCATAAGCGATGCCCATGCAGCTTGTGTCGTAATGGCCTCCGGCGGCTACCCGGACGCGTACGCCAAAGGAAAAATCGTCAACGGATTACATACGCCATTACCTGAAAATTGTGCGGTATTTCATGCGGGAACGGATTGGAATGGAAACAACATTATCACCAATGGCGGCAGAGTCTTAGGCATTTCCGCTACAGGCGCCGATCTAAAAAAAGCTTTGGATACTGCCTATACCGTAACGCGAGAAATTCATTTTGAAAATGCATTCTATCGCAAAGATATCGGACATCGTGCTCTAAAAAAATGA
- a CDS encoding N-acetylmuramoyl-L-alanine amidase, with amino-acid sequence MKPLYHIFFCTIIAASIGGVIALAQAPMKLSYGTANKEVIPVFTGDQEYVSIKEVIALLDAGFFENTAKKKMVFTSNQHQFKVTGLNAFVVVDEKTTLQMPVITQYIDGAIFVPAVYFFSAINAYLSTPVVINGEKIIAKSAPAIKDTIKTSAVSISPNLKDVIFEKKKNGLLMRIKTDGRFQSSDVEIWRNKNWLYVTVSGGYHSDLLAKDIKLSEQYKLIKEALIFQHKNSTQFSFQLNSDIAGYDISVDDKKDEIYVAWRIHQSSDLEFDNGGSGTGAIDKDQWKINKIVIDAGHGGKDHGASGKGGTKEKDITLNIALKVGKIIEERLKIPVEYTRDTDTYITLKGRTQFANQKNAKLFVSIHCNSNKSRKAHGFEIFFLSPSRNAEALAVARKENEVIDMEDDKHHYGDFTDEKFILANIMQSVFVKESEELASYVSKGIDKQVDITNRGVTQAPFYVLMGASMPSILVETAFISNPDEEKFLKSEAGQKKLSEGIVDGIKTFIDIYERSN; translated from the coding sequence ATGAAACCACTATACCATATATTTTTTTGCACCATTATTGCAGCAAGTATCGGCGGAGTCATCGCGTTGGCTCAAGCACCGATGAAACTCAGTTACGGTACGGCTAACAAAGAAGTCATACCTGTTTTCACGGGTGATCAGGAATACGTTTCTATTAAAGAAGTGATCGCACTGCTGGATGCCGGTTTTTTTGAAAATACCGCCAAAAAGAAAATGGTGTTTACTTCCAATCAGCACCAATTTAAAGTCACAGGTTTAAATGCGTTTGTCGTCGTAGATGAAAAAACAACCTTACAAATGCCGGTTATCACGCAGTACATAGATGGCGCTATCTTTGTTCCGGCTGTTTATTTTTTTAGCGCTATCAATGCATATCTCTCTACGCCGGTCGTCATCAATGGCGAAAAAATAATCGCAAAATCCGCACCGGCAATCAAAGATACGATTAAAACCTCGGCTGTCAGTATTTCCCCAAACCTGAAAGACGTTATTTTCGAAAAGAAGAAAAACGGTCTTTTGATGCGCATCAAAACGGACGGGCGCTTTCAATCGTCAGACGTTGAAATTTGGCGTAATAAAAACTGGTTATACGTGACGGTCTCCGGCGGGTATCATTCGGACTTGTTGGCCAAAGACATCAAACTATCCGAACAGTACAAACTGATCAAAGAAGCGTTGATATTTCAGCATAAAAACTCGACACAGTTTTCATTTCAGCTTAATTCCGATATTGCCGGTTACGATATCTCCGTGGATGATAAGAAGGATGAGATTTACGTCGCATGGCGCATTCATCAAAGCAGCGATCTGGAGTTTGACAATGGCGGATCAGGGACCGGTGCGATTGATAAAGACCAATGGAAGATCAATAAAATTGTGATTGATGCCGGCCATGGTGGCAAAGATCATGGCGCTTCGGGCAAAGGTGGGACGAAAGAAAAAGATATTACGTTGAACATTGCCCTCAAAGTGGGTAAGATCATTGAAGAGCGGCTAAAAATCCCTGTCGAATACACACGTGATACGGATACGTACATCACGCTTAAAGGACGTACGCAATTCGCCAATCAAAAGAACGCTAAATTATTCGTCAGTATCCATTGTAACTCCAATAAAAGCCGTAAGGCCCATGGATTTGAAATCTTTTTTCTATCGCCAAGCCGCAATGCCGAAGCGTTGGCTGTCGCGCGAAAAGAAAACGAAGTGATTGATATGGAAGACGATAAACATCATTACGGCGATTTTACTGACGAAAAATTTATTCTCGCCAATATCATGCAAAGTGTTTTCGTCAAAGAAAGCGAAGAATTAGCTTCTTATGTTTCCAAAGGTATTGATAAACAAGTGGACATCACCAATCGCGGCGTAACACAAGCGCCGTTTTATGTATTGATGGGCGCCTCCATGCCTTCGATACTCGTCGAAACAGCATTCATATCCAATCCGGACGAAGAAAAATTCCTCAAATCGGAAGCAGGTCAGAAAAAACTTTCCGAAGGTATCGTGGACGGCATCAAAACGTTCATTGATATATACGAGCGAAGCAACTGA
- a CDS encoding aminotransferase class V-fold PLP-dependent enzyme, producing the protein MTKKLPLQKHLFDIPDEVTFLNHAFFAPQLRAMTEIGLQSVRAKSSPWNYTPQHWFEDGETLRGLIAQVVGVASDDMAIIPSVSYGMAIAAKNITVRSDQNIVVLHEEFPSNYYAWYYKAKDCGAALRVVHRTNKLNWTEAICENIDEKTAVVAVPNCHWTDGARIDLERVSQKARSAKAALVIDASQSLGAFPIPIEKIRPDFLISVGYKWLLGPYSLGYLYVDPKWQEGTPIEYSWLNRFGSENFSRLIEYTDKFRQGARRYDMGEFSNFINVPMAIAGLRQIITWEVSAISESLLDLTSYAAQSAHSLGWVTTSDSERIPHLLGIRHATSMPSDIGQKLSENKIYVSIRGNAIRVAPYLYNQKSDMDRLFEVLKVYSR; encoded by the coding sequence ATGACCAAAAAACTACCGCTGCAAAAGCATCTTTTTGATATCCCTGATGAGGTGACCTTTCTCAATCATGCGTTTTTTGCTCCACAACTTCGCGCTATGACCGAAATCGGTTTACAATCGGTACGTGCCAAATCGTCACCATGGAATTATACGCCACAACATTGGTTTGAAGATGGCGAGACGCTACGCGGGCTTATCGCTCAGGTTGTCGGCGTAGCATCGGATGATATGGCGATCATTCCTTCAGTAAGTTATGGCATGGCGATAGCGGCAAAAAACATAACGGTGCGTTCGGACCAAAATATCGTGGTTTTGCACGAAGAGTTTCCGTCGAATTATTACGCATGGTATTATAAAGCAAAAGATTGCGGTGCAGCGCTACGGGTCGTACATAGAACTAATAAGCTGAATTGGACGGAAGCCATCTGTGAGAATATTGATGAAAAAACAGCCGTAGTAGCCGTTCCTAATTGCCACTGGACGGACGGTGCCCGAATTGATTTGGAGCGTGTCTCGCAAAAAGCTCGTTCTGCCAAGGCTGCACTGGTTATTGATGCAAGCCAATCGCTGGGCGCATTTCCGATTCCTATAGAAAAAATCCGCCCTGATTTTTTGATTTCGGTAGGATACAAATGGTTGCTCGGACCTTATTCGTTGGGATATTTATATGTTGATCCGAAATGGCAGGAAGGCACTCCGATCGAATATTCTTGGCTCAATCGTTTTGGCAGTGAAAATTTTTCCCGGTTAATCGAATACACGGACAAATTTCGTCAAGGTGCGCGGCGCTATGACATGGGTGAGTTTTCTAATTTTATCAATGTGCCCATGGCCATCGCCGGATTACGTCAAATCATAACGTGGGAAGTTTCAGCAATATCCGAAAGCCTGCTTGATCTGACATCGTATGCTGCGCAAAGTGCACATAGTTTAGGTTGGGTAACGACTTCCGATAGTGAACGCATTCCGCATTTGTTGGGCATTCGTCATGCAACTTCGATGCCGTCTGACATCGGGCAGAAATTATCAGAAAACAAGATATACGTAAGTATTCGGGGAAACGCTATTCGTGTCGCTCCTTATCTTTATAATCAAAAAAGCGACATGGATCGTCTTTTTGAAGTATTAAAAGTGTATAGCCGCTGA
- a CDS encoding dienelactone hydrolase family protein, with product MRIHRIAVMALAVLMSCQPAKKEPAKAEATTVAAKNITGEEISYAADNITMKGFIAYDAAQTGKRPGVIVVHEWWGHNEYARQRAKMLAEMGYVALAVDMYGDGKKAEHPQDAGKFASETMKNFKGAKARFEKAVETLKNNPNVDASHIAAIGYCFGGGVVLNMARQGIDMKAVVSFHGSLGAAEPAKEGVVKSRVLVCNGAADKFVSEKDIEGFKKEMDAAKVNYAFKSYDGAVHGFTNPAVDSLGKKFNLPLAYNAKADADSWADMAALFKEVFGK from the coding sequence AATCCATCGTATCGCCGTCATGGCTTTGGCTGTTTTGATGAGCTGTCAACCGGCCAAAAAAGAACCGGCAAAAGCGGAAGCAACGACCGTCGCGGCTAAAAACATTACGGGTGAAGAGATCAGTTATGCGGCGGATAATATTACCATGAAAGGTTTTATCGCCTATGATGCAGCGCAAACGGGCAAACGTCCCGGTGTGATCGTCGTGCATGAGTGGTGGGGTCACAATGAATATGCCCGTCAACGCGCTAAAATGCTTGCTGAAATGGGATATGTGGCTTTAGCGGTAGATATGTACGGCGATGGAAAAAAAGCAGAGCATCCGCAAGACGCCGGAAAATTTGCATCCGAAACCATGAAGAACTTCAAAGGCGCTAAAGCACGTTTTGAAAAAGCGGTCGAAACATTGAAGAATAATCCTAATGTGGACGCATCCCATATCGCGGCTATCGGATATTGTTTTGGCGGCGGCGTAGTACTCAATATGGCCCGTCAGGGTATTGATATGAAAGCGGTCGTGAGTTTTCACGGAAGCCTGGGTGCAGCAGAACCGGCGAAAGAGGGGGTAGTGAAAAGTCGTGTCCTGGTATGTAATGGCGCTGCCGATAAATTTGTTTCTGAAAAAGATATCGAAGGTTTCAAAAAAGAAATGGATGCAGCTAAAGTCAACTATGCATTCAAATCCTATGACGGTGCCGTACACGGCTTTACCAACCCGGCGGTTGATTCACTGGGTAAAAAATTCAATTTACCTTTAGCTTATAATGCTAAGGCTGACGCCGATTCATGGGCGGATATGGCAGCGCTTTTTAAAGAGGTGTTCGGTAAATAG